One Bos indicus isolate NIAB-ARS_2022 breed Sahiwal x Tharparkar chromosome 10, NIAB-ARS_B.indTharparkar_mat_pri_1.0, whole genome shotgun sequence DNA window includes the following coding sequences:
- the LOC109564483 gene encoding LOW QUALITY PROTEIN: seminal ribonuclease (The sequence of the model RefSeq protein was modified relative to this genomic sequence to represent the inferred CDS: deleted 1 base in 1 codon; substituted 2 bases at 2 genomic stop codons) translates to MFVGRVYXVSPYLEKLLGGQTSFWLTVSQGGYRWELGFSFXGDAFPPLPLFSFRFLQWSEVIMALKSLVVLPLLVLVLLLVRVQPSLGKESAAAKFERQHMDSGNSPSSSSNYCNLMMCCRKMTQGKCKPVNTFVHESLADVKAVCSQKKVTCKNGQTNCYQSKSTMRITDCRETGSSKYPNCAYKTTQVEKHIIVACGGKPSVPVHFDASV, encoded by the exons ATGTTTGTGGGAAGAGTATAT TGAGTGTCTCCTTACTTAGAAAAACTCTTAGGAGGACAGACATCTTTCTGGTTGACTGTAAGCCAGGGAGGCTACAGGTGGGAGCTGGGGTTCTCTTTCTAAGGTGATgcttttcctcctctccccctttTCTCATTCAGATTCCTCCAGTGGAGTGAGGTCATCATGGCTCTGAAGTCTCTAGTCGTGTTGCCACTGCTggtcctggtgctgctgctggtgcGGGTCCAGCCTTCCCTGGGCAAGGAATCTGCAGCTGCCAAGTTCGAGCGGCAGCACATGGACTCTGGCAACTCCCCCAGCAGCAGCTCCAACTACTGCAACCTGATGATGTGCTGCCGGAAGATGACCCAGGGGAAATGCAAGCCAGTGAACACCTTTGTGCATGAGTCCCTGGCCGATGTTAAGGCCGTGTGCTCCCAGAAGAAAGTCACTTGCAAGAATGGGCAGACCAACTGCTACCAGAGCAAATCCACCATGCGCATCACAGACTGCCGCGAGACTGGCAGCTCCAAGTACCCCAACTGCGCCTACAAGACCACCCAGGTGGAGAAACACATCATAGTGGCTTGTGGCGGTAAACCGTCCGTGCCAGTCCACTTCGATGCTTCAGTGTAG